The Nitrospira sp. sequence GAACTGTTTCATTTTGAAACATGTTGTGTGAAAAGCCCTGACCCAAGATGTGCGCATCTCCTAACAAGCGTTCGTATTCCATGTGGTGTTGAACTAGAAACACTATAAAAATTGGTCTTCCGTCCTTACGGCAGATCGCTTGCCGACTGTCCCATTTTAGAACAGATCGAAACGTAACTAGAATTCCTACCTCCACTCAAAATCGCTTCAGCAGGGGAGGGATCCCAAAAAACATTGGCAATTGGATGAATTGTCTCATCGGTTTTGGGTGTAGCCGATGTCAGCGAACTTTTATCGGGTCAAGATCGGTGTTCTATAATTGTACAATAGTGGAGATCTTCCACACATCACGTTGCCTGCCTCGTACCTTCATTTCACAAACTACTTGGAAATAAACGTATTTATATCATGGCACTCGAATTGCTGGTCCATGAATACGATGTATTGCGCTGTGTTGCTGGCTGGGGAATCAGTGGATAACTCAGAATCGGCTGATCGAGTTTTTCTTTTTTGAGGTCTGTCAAATTGCTGCATCTTGTATTAGATAATCGCACCTCGAATCACGAGAGTCATATGCCTCAAGACGAGTACCGGTTGGGTTGTACGCCTCCAGGCTGGTGGTTTGACTATTTCGAGCCACTCTGGGGACCGTTTGTTCAAAGACTGTATCGTCATAAGAACGTGAGCGTGAGTGAGTTCGAGTGGGCTGCTTCGAAAGTTCCTGGTCTTACCGGCATCGAGAAAACGATCGCGGTCTCCGCGTTCCGTCATCAACGGGAACATGCTGTAACTCCTTCCCGTTAGACGTGCGCATCTCGTACGATGCATGACTCATCCGCCGTTTAAGCGACTATCCTAAACAGGGAAGACTTCCTGCGGTGACCGGATAGATATGCGCTACGCGAATCCCACCGCGTGTCGCGCATGATTGCCTCTGTCCGGTTAACCGATGCGGGACGCGTTGATCCAGCAAAATCAAAAGCAGCAATGGTGAGGCTTCCGATCCAAGTCACGCGAGCTGTGTACTGAGGCGCGATCGGAGGAGGAGCAACTAATGGACCTTATTCTCGGCAATGGCGTAGTACTGGATCGCACGCTCTTGCACGATGGGAACGGTGGAAGCGGTAGTGGTGTGTGAAGCGGGGGAGTGTTCCGCGGTCGTTTCTTTGATCCAGTTTCCCATATCGTCGTACTCATACGTCGTGATCCATGTTCGTTTCTGGTCCTCGCTGAATATCTCGGTAGTGGCTTGCACGCGCCGTCCATCGGCGTCATAGGCGTTCGTCACACGACCGGTCACGGCACCTTGCGGACCGTAGCTGACGAGTTCTTGTAATCGTCCCCGTTCGTCGTACTGGTGTTTCAGTTCGCTGAATAATGCTCCCTTGCTGTAGCGGGCGGAATAAATGCGACGCCCGAATACGTCGAACAGACTCTTGTAAGCCGTGGTACTGTTGACCCATAACTGCTCCCAGAGATGACCCCGCTGATCGTACACAGAAAACTCGGCATGCTGAAAATGACCATCATCTGAGACCGCCACAGAGGCCGTGTCTCGCCCCTCCGAGTCTTGTACATACACGACCCGCTTTCGTTGCATGAGTCTTCCGCTGGGGTCGAGCGCGAGTTCTTCCTGAAGATGTCCTTCCTTATCGTACTGGAAGAGCGAATAGGTGGAGGTGTTCGCGTGCGCCAGGTCGATGAAGGTCTCGACAAGACGTCCGGCCCGATCGTAGGTTTCCGTCGCGGAATAGCCGACCTTTTTGATCGTGACGCTACGCACCGGCCCAACGAGGTCGTTCTTGACTCTGGTTGTCTGGGCGAAACCCGCAGTAGCCCATGCGCTTGCCGCAACGGTGACCAGTACGCCAGCAATCAATCGACGCATACGCATGATATCCGAGCATTCTATGACCAGTTCTTGAAAACACAAAGCAAGAGATGAAAATCGATCAGGCGCTTGGGGAAGGGGAATCTGCGGTTTTATTTCGACGGTCCGTCTGATGGTGATAGGCTGTTCTCTAGCCTATGCCTCTCTCATCTTTACAGCCTGCAATCACTGATGAATCGGCGGATCCTCCCTCGTGCCGTACCCTCCCGCATGCAGCGGTGACCGCTCTCTGGCGGGGTCGGATCGTCGATGCCGTCAAGCTGGTTCGGGTGGAACAGAACCTCGGATTGAAAGAGGCCGAGGATCAAGTCCATGCTTATCTGCGAGCTCAACCTACCCTGAGGAGCCATATACTCAAAGCTCAAGTTGATGCGAGAGAGGGGTTGCTTCGCTGGCTGATTTTCTTGTTCGTCGGGGCTGCAGGACTTGCGTATCTGCTTACGTAAACAGGGGAGTATGTCGGCCTGATGGATTCCGATCAAATTCTGCTGGCATTAATTGGGGCAGGGGCGTCGTTCACGACATTCTGCCTCATGCGGTTCCCTCAAACCCGACGATTACGATTTCAGCCGTACGGTCCCTTTTCATTCACAGCCTCCTGCTTCGGCGCCTTCACCATCCTCTTCGCCGCCGCCGTGATGGTCTATCTACAAGCCCGCTGGAACTGAAGCACGTTTCCACACAAACAGGGTACAATGCCAGATAGCAGCGGTCCTCCTGCAAGGACTACAGGGCTAACTATGTTCGATCATTGGTCCAGCATCGGAGTTGTCGCAGCCATCGGGCTGATCGTTGTCGGATTTTCCACATTCCTCGGTAGATTGATCACCAAGCTCTTCAGCAGAGAGTCGGACAGTTCACAGACCTCGCAGAGCGCACATTAGCGGCGAGCGCGTATTGAGGGGCTCCTGTCCATCAGCACTCACACCGAGAATCGAGAGCCGTCTTGTGTCCGCTTGACTTGATCGCTTTCCGTAGGCCCTTCGACATCTTGTGTTTTTTGCCGGAATCGTTCATGGATATTTCCTATACATGACGACCTGAGGCTTCCGCTGTTTTTCGGCGGCGGTTGGTCGGCGGAGAGAATAGATGCCTTTGAATGACGAGACATTAGCCGGACCTGTGACCCGTTTTCTGACGGACGATCACCGGCGATTGGAGGCGCTGCTTCAGTCGGCCGTTTCGTCCACGGGACAGGTGAAGCAAGGAGCCTATGATCAGTTTAGAGCCGGACTGCTGCGTCACATCGGCATGGAAGAAAAAATCCTCATGCCGGCGGCTCAGCGACTCAGCAGCGGAGAGCCGCTTTCGATGGCAGCGAAGCTCCGACTTGATCACGGTGCGATCGCGGCCTTGCTCATGCCGACGCCCACCGCCGGTATCATCGCCACGCTGCAGACGATCTTGATGAAACACAATGTCATTGAGGAAGGGCCAGGGGGATTGTACGAGGTGTGCGACAAGTTGGCAGGTGGTGAGACCGAACACCTGATCGCCAAACTTCGCGCCGCTCCGGAGCCGGCGGTGCTCCCGCATTCCGATACGCCGGCGGTCCTTGGGGCCGTCCGCCGCGCCTTGGAGCGAGCCGGTTATGCATATCCCATAGAGTCTTCAGCCTCGTGAAAGCGCTCTCCTTTCAAACCTGATGTGGTATGCTGCTCGACCATGACGACTGAGGCCACGCTACAGGGCGAACTGATCGCCGCCACCGGGCGAAGGCGAACCTTCGCCATCATCAGCCACCCGGATGCGGGCAAGACGACCTTGACCGAAAAATTGCTTCTCTATTCCGGCCTGATCCGAACCGCCGGGATGGTGCGCGGGCGAAAGGGCGG is a genomic window containing:
- a CDS encoding hemerythrin domain-containing protein, producing the protein MPLNDETLAGPVTRFLTDDHRRLEALLQSAVSSTGQVKQGAYDQFRAGLLRHIGMEEKILMPAAQRLSSGEPLSMAAKLRLDHGAIAALLMPTPTAGIIATLQTILMKHNVIEEGPGGLYEVCDKLAGGETEHLIAKLRAAPEPAVLPHSDTPAVLGAVRRALERAGYAYPIESSAS